One window of the Choristoneura fumiferana chromosome 18, NRCan_CFum_1, whole genome shotgun sequence genome contains the following:
- the LOC141437681 gene encoding vacuolar protein-sorting-associated protein 25-like isoform X2, translated as MAEISWPWQYSFPPFFTIQPHSETRSKQLEAWQQLIAEYLKTTKQSTIDIRESQNTPLFNNQAINRKLSQESILVILEYMAKVGQAAPLDKSKNVWEVYWHSLDEWGNMVYTWASNNGMNNSVCTLFELREGENTVDEEFHGLDMTILIKALKSLEAKGKCELMEFDDNQGVKFF; from the exons ATGGCAGAGATATCTTGGCCTTGGCAGTACAGCTTCCCTCCCTTTTTTAC GATCCAGCCACACTCGGAAACCCGCTCTAAGCAACTCGAAGCATGGCAGCAGCTAATAGCAGAATACCTTAAAACCACCAAACAATCCACCATAGACATAAGAGAGTCACAGAACACACCTCTGTTCAACAACCAAGCAATCAATAGAAAATTATCCCAGGAGTCTATTCTTGTTATACTAGAGTATATGGCTAAGGTGGGACAAGCGGCTCCCCTAGATAAGAGCAAGAATGTGTGGGAAGTGTATTGGCACTCGCTGGACGAATGGGGCAATATGGTGTATACCTGGGCCAGTAATAATGGCATGAATAATTCTGTTTGCACGCTTTTTGAGTTGCGAGAGGGAGAGAATACTGTTGATGAAG AATTTCACGGCCTCGATATGACGATTCTAATAAAGGCTCTGAAGTCACTGGAAGCTAAAGGCAAATGCGAACTGATGGAGTTTGACGACAACCAAGGAGTTAAGTTTTTCTAA
- the LOC141437681 gene encoding uncharacterized protein isoform X1 has product MSVLRKTWRYINEGNVHIVIGIEEEDEDSNYVLRLIKEDGKSVQLNNIHYVSSILEQVDSETNLYIDTDREKFIEKTDAVHLALISAIAKDCSIMITFTNQFDNDNEDLEYIKVDKHKVAFRLSVTDLEPKLPKTLPKRKETERKLIELYEKHLAWKKDCDPATLGNPL; this is encoded by the exons ATGTCCGTTTTGAGGAAAACTTGGAGGTATATTAATGAGGGGAATGTTCATATTGTTATTGGAATCGAAGAAGAAGACGAAGATTCCAACTACGTACTCCGTCTGATCAAAGAAGATGGTAAAAGTGTGCAACTAAATAACATTC ACTATGTGTCATCAATTTTGGAACAAGTGGACTCTGAGACAAATCTTTATATAGACACAGACAGAGAAAAGTTCATAGAAAAGACTGATGCTGTACATTTAGCTTTGATATCTGCTATTGCCAAAGACTGTTCAATTATGATCACCTTTACAAATCAGTTTGATAATGACAATGAAGATCTAGAATATATCAAAGTAGATAAGCATAAAGTTGCTTTCAGACTCTCTGTGACAGATTTAGAACCAAAACTGCCAAAAACTTTGcccaaaagaaaagaaacagaGAGAAAACTGATTGAGCTATATGAGAAACATTTAGCTTGGAAAAAAGATTGT GATCCAGCCACACTCGGAAACCCGCTCTAA
- the LOC141437680 gene encoding NEDD8-conjugating enzyme UBE2F-like has protein sequence MITLNRKIKNEHTEPPNGITVETSKRISVRDKLLVKEVQEMEENLPGTCSVHYDDPNVLNEFVLTVTPDEGFWQGGKFKFSVFVTDDYNMAPPKVKCLTRLWHPNINVDGDICLSLLRQTSIDEHGWAPTRRLKDVVWGLNSLFTDLLNFEDPLNIEAAEMYKKNKVDFQAKVQEYISGAKGKR, from the exons ATGATTACGCTTAATAGGAAGATAAAAAATGAACATACGGAGCCGCCTAATGGCATTACAGTTGAAACGAGTAAAAGAATATCAGTGAGGGATAAACTGCTAGTGAAAGAAGTTCAGGAGATGGAGGAGAATCTTCCAGGAACGTGCTCCGTACATTATGATGACCCTAACGTCTTGAATGAGTTCGTTCTGACGGTTACCCCGGATGAAGGCTTCTGGCAGGGGGGCAAGTTTAAATTTAGTGTTTTCGTTACTGATGACTACAATATGGCT CCTCCAAAAGTGAAATGCCTGACTCGTCTTTGGCATCCAAACATCAATGTAGATGGAGACATCTGCCTCTCACTGCTCCGGCAGACTTCCATTGACGAGCATGGTTGGGCGCCCACTCGCCGGCTCAAAGATGTGGTTTGGGGACTTAATTCTCTATTTACG GATCTTCTCAACTTTGAAGACCCTCTCAACATCGAGGCAGCTGAAATGTACAAGAAGAACAAAGTAGACTTCCAGGCTAAGGTCCAGGAATACATATCGGGGGCCAAGGGGAAGAGATGA